One Lycium barbarum isolate Lr01 chromosome 5, ASM1917538v2, whole genome shotgun sequence genomic window carries:
- the LOC132640041 gene encoding bifunctional TH2 protein, mitochondrial-like isoform X1, which produces MFCRYEAAEESTDDDDAKVGLSEMRKNAIEALKNHDTVIQQWDSDMVKQCAVNPGTVKYTGFLLATTSDKVERVKAANSLATPFERTKLADYILGAMVPCVRLYADLGKELLPFLDQGETTYPYKSIVDSYGSQGFEELALQNEEWLDKLSVTFTSEELDIIEKLYEKAMKLVLGFPLAQPLDQKSVIPIISREHNPAEYRLVIFFNFDQTCTVVNSSAILAEMAIISAPKSDENIGTVVRMLSADLRSTWGDLSKQYTEEYEQCIDTMLLTEKAENFDYERLHKVLEQLSDFEKRANTRVSKSGVLKGLKLEDIKRAGELMLLQDGYKSFLQSIIQNEQLNADIHVLSYCWCGDLIRSAFSSGGLDVLNVHANEFIHEENLSTGEIVKKVETPIDKLQACRKILNNYNNDKNNLTVQVGDSPNDLLCLLQADISIVLNPSTSLKRVRDYFGVSFIPLFPGIVEKQKIFAAGEESSCWNGLSGVLYTISSWAEIHAVMLGS; this is translated from the exons atgtTTTGCAGGTATGAAGCTGCAGAAGAGAgtactgatgatgatgatgcaaaGGTCGGCCTCAGTGAAATGCGGAAGAATGCCATTGAAGCACTCAAGAATCATGATACGGTTATTCAA CAGTGGGACTCCGATATGGTCAAGCAGTGCGCTGTCAACCCAGGAACAGTCAAGTACACAGGTTTCTTACTGGCTACAACATCAGACAAGGTTGAAAGAGTAAAAGCTGCTAATTCACTTGCAACACCGTTTGAGAGAACTAAGTTGGCAGATTATATTCTTGGTGCTATGGTTCCTTGTGTTAGGCTTTATGCCGACCTTGGTAAAGAGCTGTTGCCGTTTCTTGATCAGGGCGAAACAACTTATCCATATAAGAGTATAGTTGACAGTTATGGTTCTCAAGGTTTCGAA GAATTGGCTCTGCAAAATGAGGAGTGGTTGGATAAACTAAGCGTCACTTTTACAAGCGAGGAGCTCGACATTATTGAGAAGCTTTATGAAAAAGCAATGAAACTTGTATTGGGGTTCCCGTTAGCGCAGCCACTTGATCAGAAATCTGTCATCCCTATTATATCGAGAGAGCACAATCCTGCTGAATACCGGCTTGTGATATTCTTTAATTTCGATCAGACATGCACGGTTGTTAATTCTTCAGCCATCTTGGCAGAAATGGCAATTATATCAGCaccaaaatctgatgaaaataTTGGCACGGTTGTTCGAATGCTGTCAGCAGATCTGAGAAGTACATGGGGAGATCTTTCTAAGCAGTATACTGAAGAATACGAGCAATGCATAGACACGATGTTGCTCACTGAAAAGG CCGAAAATTTTGATTACGAAAGGCTGCATAAAGTGCTTGAGCAGCTTTCGGATTTTGAGAAAAGAGCTAACACGAGGGTGAGTAAATCTGGGGTATTGAAAGGTTTGAAACTTGAAGACATAAAGCGAGCCGGGGAACTGATGCTTCTCCAGGATGGTTATAAAAGCTTTCTCCAGAGCATAATACAAAATGAACAGTTGAATGCAGACATTCATGTGCTCTCCTATTGTTGGTGTGGTGACCTTATTAGATCTGCCTTTTCATCAG GTGGTCTTGATGTTCTGAATGTGCATGCAAATGAGTTTATACATGAAGAAAATCTATCCACTGGTGAAATTGTTAAGAAAGTCGAAACCCCCATCGACAAACTTCAAGCCTGCAGGAAAATTTTGAATAACTACAACAATGACAAAAATAATCTGACAGTTCAGGTTGGGGATTCCCCAAATGATTTGCTTTGCTTGCTGCAAGCAGATATCAGCATTGTGCTTAATCCAAGCACAAGTCTGAAGAGAGTCAGGGATTATTTTGGTGTTTCTTTTATTCCGTTGTTTCCTGGTATTGTTGAGAAACAGAAGATTTTTGCTGCGGGAGAAGAATCATCTTGTTGGAACGGACTCTCTGGTGTTCTCTATACCATTTCTAGCTGGGCTGAGATTCATGCGGTCATGTTGGGGTCGTAG
- the LOC132640041 gene encoding bifunctional TH2 protein, mitochondrial-like isoform X3, producing the protein MRKNAIEALKNHDTVIQQWDSDMVKQCAVNPGTVKYTGFLLATTSDKVERVKAANSLATPFERTKLADYILGAMVPCVRLYADLGKELLPFLDQGETTYPYKSIVDSYGSQGFEELALQNEEWLDKLSVTFTSEELDIIEKLYEKAMKLVLGFPLAQPLDQKSVIPIISREHNPAEYRLVIFFNFDQTCTVVNSSAILAEMAIISAPKSDENIGTVVRMLSADLRSTWGDLSKQYTEEYEQCIDTMLLTEKAENFDYERLHKVLEQLSDFEKRANTRVSKSGVLKGLKLEDIKRAGELMLLQDGYKSFLQSIIQNEQLNADIHVLSYCWCGDLIRSAFSSGGLDVLNVHANEFIHEENLSTGEIVKKVETPIDKLQACRKILNNYNNDKNNLTVQVGDSPNDLLCLLQADISIVLNPSTSLKRVRDYFGVSFIPLFPGIVEKQKIFAAGEESSCWNGLSGVLYTISSWAEIHAVMLGS; encoded by the exons ATGCGGAAGAATGCCATTGAAGCACTCAAGAATCATGATACGGTTATTCAA CAGTGGGACTCCGATATGGTCAAGCAGTGCGCTGTCAACCCAGGAACAGTCAAGTACACAGGTTTCTTACTGGCTACAACATCAGACAAGGTTGAAAGAGTAAAAGCTGCTAATTCACTTGCAACACCGTTTGAGAGAACTAAGTTGGCAGATTATATTCTTGGTGCTATGGTTCCTTGTGTTAGGCTTTATGCCGACCTTGGTAAAGAGCTGTTGCCGTTTCTTGATCAGGGCGAAACAACTTATCCATATAAGAGTATAGTTGACAGTTATGGTTCTCAAGGTTTCGAA GAATTGGCTCTGCAAAATGAGGAGTGGTTGGATAAACTAAGCGTCACTTTTACAAGCGAGGAGCTCGACATTATTGAGAAGCTTTATGAAAAAGCAATGAAACTTGTATTGGGGTTCCCGTTAGCGCAGCCACTTGATCAGAAATCTGTCATCCCTATTATATCGAGAGAGCACAATCCTGCTGAATACCGGCTTGTGATATTCTTTAATTTCGATCAGACATGCACGGTTGTTAATTCTTCAGCCATCTTGGCAGAAATGGCAATTATATCAGCaccaaaatctgatgaaaataTTGGCACGGTTGTTCGAATGCTGTCAGCAGATCTGAGAAGTACATGGGGAGATCTTTCTAAGCAGTATACTGAAGAATACGAGCAATGCATAGACACGATGTTGCTCACTGAAAAGG CCGAAAATTTTGATTACGAAAGGCTGCATAAAGTGCTTGAGCAGCTTTCGGATTTTGAGAAAAGAGCTAACACGAGGGTGAGTAAATCTGGGGTATTGAAAGGTTTGAAACTTGAAGACATAAAGCGAGCCGGGGAACTGATGCTTCTCCAGGATGGTTATAAAAGCTTTCTCCAGAGCATAATACAAAATGAACAGTTGAATGCAGACATTCATGTGCTCTCCTATTGTTGGTGTGGTGACCTTATTAGATCTGCCTTTTCATCAG GTGGTCTTGATGTTCTGAATGTGCATGCAAATGAGTTTATACATGAAGAAAATCTATCCACTGGTGAAATTGTTAAGAAAGTCGAAACCCCCATCGACAAACTTCAAGCCTGCAGGAAAATTTTGAATAACTACAACAATGACAAAAATAATCTGACAGTTCAGGTTGGGGATTCCCCAAATGATTTGCTTTGCTTGCTGCAAGCAGATATCAGCATTGTGCTTAATCCAAGCACAAGTCTGAAGAGAGTCAGGGATTATTTTGGTGTTTCTTTTATTCCGTTGTTTCCTGGTATTGTTGAGAAACAGAAGATTTTTGCTGCGGGAGAAGAATCATCTTGTTGGAACGGACTCTCTGGTGTTCTCTATACCATTTCTAGCTGGGCTGAGATTCATGCGGTCATGTTGGGGTCGTAG
- the LOC132640041 gene encoding bifunctional TH2 protein, mitochondrial-like isoform X2, with protein sequence MFCRYEAAEESTDDDDAKVGLSEMRKNAIEALKNHDTVIQWDSDMVKQCAVNPGTVKYTGFLLATTSDKVERVKAANSLATPFERTKLADYILGAMVPCVRLYADLGKELLPFLDQGETTYPYKSIVDSYGSQGFEELALQNEEWLDKLSVTFTSEELDIIEKLYEKAMKLVLGFPLAQPLDQKSVIPIISREHNPAEYRLVIFFNFDQTCTVVNSSAILAEMAIISAPKSDENIGTVVRMLSADLRSTWGDLSKQYTEEYEQCIDTMLLTEKAENFDYERLHKVLEQLSDFEKRANTRVSKSGVLKGLKLEDIKRAGELMLLQDGYKSFLQSIIQNEQLNADIHVLSYCWCGDLIRSAFSSGGLDVLNVHANEFIHEENLSTGEIVKKVETPIDKLQACRKILNNYNNDKNNLTVQVGDSPNDLLCLLQADISIVLNPSTSLKRVRDYFGVSFIPLFPGIVEKQKIFAAGEESSCWNGLSGVLYTISSWAEIHAVMLGS encoded by the exons atgtTTTGCAGGTATGAAGCTGCAGAAGAGAgtactgatgatgatgatgcaaaGGTCGGCCTCAGTGAAATGCGGAAGAATGCCATTGAAGCACTCAAGAATCATGATACGGTTATTCAA TGGGACTCCGATATGGTCAAGCAGTGCGCTGTCAACCCAGGAACAGTCAAGTACACAGGTTTCTTACTGGCTACAACATCAGACAAGGTTGAAAGAGTAAAAGCTGCTAATTCACTTGCAACACCGTTTGAGAGAACTAAGTTGGCAGATTATATTCTTGGTGCTATGGTTCCTTGTGTTAGGCTTTATGCCGACCTTGGTAAAGAGCTGTTGCCGTTTCTTGATCAGGGCGAAACAACTTATCCATATAAGAGTATAGTTGACAGTTATGGTTCTCAAGGTTTCGAA GAATTGGCTCTGCAAAATGAGGAGTGGTTGGATAAACTAAGCGTCACTTTTACAAGCGAGGAGCTCGACATTATTGAGAAGCTTTATGAAAAAGCAATGAAACTTGTATTGGGGTTCCCGTTAGCGCAGCCACTTGATCAGAAATCTGTCATCCCTATTATATCGAGAGAGCACAATCCTGCTGAATACCGGCTTGTGATATTCTTTAATTTCGATCAGACATGCACGGTTGTTAATTCTTCAGCCATCTTGGCAGAAATGGCAATTATATCAGCaccaaaatctgatgaaaataTTGGCACGGTTGTTCGAATGCTGTCAGCAGATCTGAGAAGTACATGGGGAGATCTTTCTAAGCAGTATACTGAAGAATACGAGCAATGCATAGACACGATGTTGCTCACTGAAAAGG CCGAAAATTTTGATTACGAAAGGCTGCATAAAGTGCTTGAGCAGCTTTCGGATTTTGAGAAAAGAGCTAACACGAGGGTGAGTAAATCTGGGGTATTGAAAGGTTTGAAACTTGAAGACATAAAGCGAGCCGGGGAACTGATGCTTCTCCAGGATGGTTATAAAAGCTTTCTCCAGAGCATAATACAAAATGAACAGTTGAATGCAGACATTCATGTGCTCTCCTATTGTTGGTGTGGTGACCTTATTAGATCTGCCTTTTCATCAG GTGGTCTTGATGTTCTGAATGTGCATGCAAATGAGTTTATACATGAAGAAAATCTATCCACTGGTGAAATTGTTAAGAAAGTCGAAACCCCCATCGACAAACTTCAAGCCTGCAGGAAAATTTTGAATAACTACAACAATGACAAAAATAATCTGACAGTTCAGGTTGGGGATTCCCCAAATGATTTGCTTTGCTTGCTGCAAGCAGATATCAGCATTGTGCTTAATCCAAGCACAAGTCTGAAGAGAGTCAGGGATTATTTTGGTGTTTCTTTTATTCCGTTGTTTCCTGGTATTGTTGAGAAACAGAAGATTTTTGCTGCGGGAGAAGAATCATCTTGTTGGAACGGACTCTCTGGTGTTCTCTATACCATTTCTAGCTGGGCTGAGATTCATGCGGTCATGTTGGGGTCGTAG
- the LOC132640041 gene encoding bifunctional TH2 protein, mitochondrial-like isoform X6, whose protein sequence is MISLCKVWDSDMVKQCAVNPGTVKYTGFLLATTSDKVERVKAANSLATPFERTKLADYILGAMVPCVRLYADLGKELLPFLDQGETTYPYKSIVDSYGSQGFEELALQNEEWLDKLSVTFTSEELDIIEKLYEKAMKLVLGFPLAQPLDQKSVIPIISREHNPAEYRLVIFFNFDQTCTVVNSSAILAEMAIISAPKSDENIGTVVRMLSADLRSTWGDLSKQYTEEYEQCIDTMLLTEKAENFDYERLHKVLEQLSDFEKRANTRVSKSGVLKGLKLEDIKRAGELMLLQDGYKSFLQSIIQNEQLNADIHVLSYCWCGDLIRSAFSSGGLDVLNVHANEFIHEENLSTGEIVKKVETPIDKLQACRKILNNYNNDKNNLTVQVGDSPNDLLCLLQADISIVLNPSTSLKRVRDYFGVSFIPLFPGIVEKQKIFAAGEESSCWNGLSGVLYTISSWAEIHAVMLGS, encoded by the exons ATGATATCATTATGCAAAGTG TGGGACTCCGATATGGTCAAGCAGTGCGCTGTCAACCCAGGAACAGTCAAGTACACAGGTTTCTTACTGGCTACAACATCAGACAAGGTTGAAAGAGTAAAAGCTGCTAATTCACTTGCAACACCGTTTGAGAGAACTAAGTTGGCAGATTATATTCTTGGTGCTATGGTTCCTTGTGTTAGGCTTTATGCCGACCTTGGTAAAGAGCTGTTGCCGTTTCTTGATCAGGGCGAAACAACTTATCCATATAAGAGTATAGTTGACAGTTATGGTTCTCAAGGTTTCGAA GAATTGGCTCTGCAAAATGAGGAGTGGTTGGATAAACTAAGCGTCACTTTTACAAGCGAGGAGCTCGACATTATTGAGAAGCTTTATGAAAAAGCAATGAAACTTGTATTGGGGTTCCCGTTAGCGCAGCCACTTGATCAGAAATCTGTCATCCCTATTATATCGAGAGAGCACAATCCTGCTGAATACCGGCTTGTGATATTCTTTAATTTCGATCAGACATGCACGGTTGTTAATTCTTCAGCCATCTTGGCAGAAATGGCAATTATATCAGCaccaaaatctgatgaaaataTTGGCACGGTTGTTCGAATGCTGTCAGCAGATCTGAGAAGTACATGGGGAGATCTTTCTAAGCAGTATACTGAAGAATACGAGCAATGCATAGACACGATGTTGCTCACTGAAAAGG CCGAAAATTTTGATTACGAAAGGCTGCATAAAGTGCTTGAGCAGCTTTCGGATTTTGAGAAAAGAGCTAACACGAGGGTGAGTAAATCTGGGGTATTGAAAGGTTTGAAACTTGAAGACATAAAGCGAGCCGGGGAACTGATGCTTCTCCAGGATGGTTATAAAAGCTTTCTCCAGAGCATAATACAAAATGAACAGTTGAATGCAGACATTCATGTGCTCTCCTATTGTTGGTGTGGTGACCTTATTAGATCTGCCTTTTCATCAG GTGGTCTTGATGTTCTGAATGTGCATGCAAATGAGTTTATACATGAAGAAAATCTATCCACTGGTGAAATTGTTAAGAAAGTCGAAACCCCCATCGACAAACTTCAAGCCTGCAGGAAAATTTTGAATAACTACAACAATGACAAAAATAATCTGACAGTTCAGGTTGGGGATTCCCCAAATGATTTGCTTTGCTTGCTGCAAGCAGATATCAGCATTGTGCTTAATCCAAGCACAAGTCTGAAGAGAGTCAGGGATTATTTTGGTGTTTCTTTTATTCCGTTGTTTCCTGGTATTGTTGAGAAACAGAAGATTTTTGCTGCGGGAGAAGAATCATCTTGTTGGAACGGACTCTCTGGTGTTCTCTATACCATTTCTAGCTGGGCTGAGATTCATGCGGTCATGTTGGGGTCGTAG
- the LOC132640041 gene encoding bifunctional TH2 protein, mitochondrial-like isoform X4, which yields MRKNAIEALKNHDTVIQWDSDMVKQCAVNPGTVKYTGFLLATTSDKVERVKAANSLATPFERTKLADYILGAMVPCVRLYADLGKELLPFLDQGETTYPYKSIVDSYGSQGFEELALQNEEWLDKLSVTFTSEELDIIEKLYEKAMKLVLGFPLAQPLDQKSVIPIISREHNPAEYRLVIFFNFDQTCTVVNSSAILAEMAIISAPKSDENIGTVVRMLSADLRSTWGDLSKQYTEEYEQCIDTMLLTEKAENFDYERLHKVLEQLSDFEKRANTRVSKSGVLKGLKLEDIKRAGELMLLQDGYKSFLQSIIQNEQLNADIHVLSYCWCGDLIRSAFSSGGLDVLNVHANEFIHEENLSTGEIVKKVETPIDKLQACRKILNNYNNDKNNLTVQVGDSPNDLLCLLQADISIVLNPSTSLKRVRDYFGVSFIPLFPGIVEKQKIFAAGEESSCWNGLSGVLYTISSWAEIHAVMLGS from the exons ATGCGGAAGAATGCCATTGAAGCACTCAAGAATCATGATACGGTTATTCAA TGGGACTCCGATATGGTCAAGCAGTGCGCTGTCAACCCAGGAACAGTCAAGTACACAGGTTTCTTACTGGCTACAACATCAGACAAGGTTGAAAGAGTAAAAGCTGCTAATTCACTTGCAACACCGTTTGAGAGAACTAAGTTGGCAGATTATATTCTTGGTGCTATGGTTCCTTGTGTTAGGCTTTATGCCGACCTTGGTAAAGAGCTGTTGCCGTTTCTTGATCAGGGCGAAACAACTTATCCATATAAGAGTATAGTTGACAGTTATGGTTCTCAAGGTTTCGAA GAATTGGCTCTGCAAAATGAGGAGTGGTTGGATAAACTAAGCGTCACTTTTACAAGCGAGGAGCTCGACATTATTGAGAAGCTTTATGAAAAAGCAATGAAACTTGTATTGGGGTTCCCGTTAGCGCAGCCACTTGATCAGAAATCTGTCATCCCTATTATATCGAGAGAGCACAATCCTGCTGAATACCGGCTTGTGATATTCTTTAATTTCGATCAGACATGCACGGTTGTTAATTCTTCAGCCATCTTGGCAGAAATGGCAATTATATCAGCaccaaaatctgatgaaaataTTGGCACGGTTGTTCGAATGCTGTCAGCAGATCTGAGAAGTACATGGGGAGATCTTTCTAAGCAGTATACTGAAGAATACGAGCAATGCATAGACACGATGTTGCTCACTGAAAAGG CCGAAAATTTTGATTACGAAAGGCTGCATAAAGTGCTTGAGCAGCTTTCGGATTTTGAGAAAAGAGCTAACACGAGGGTGAGTAAATCTGGGGTATTGAAAGGTTTGAAACTTGAAGACATAAAGCGAGCCGGGGAACTGATGCTTCTCCAGGATGGTTATAAAAGCTTTCTCCAGAGCATAATACAAAATGAACAGTTGAATGCAGACATTCATGTGCTCTCCTATTGTTGGTGTGGTGACCTTATTAGATCTGCCTTTTCATCAG GTGGTCTTGATGTTCTGAATGTGCATGCAAATGAGTTTATACATGAAGAAAATCTATCCACTGGTGAAATTGTTAAGAAAGTCGAAACCCCCATCGACAAACTTCAAGCCTGCAGGAAAATTTTGAATAACTACAACAATGACAAAAATAATCTGACAGTTCAGGTTGGGGATTCCCCAAATGATTTGCTTTGCTTGCTGCAAGCAGATATCAGCATTGTGCTTAATCCAAGCACAAGTCTGAAGAGAGTCAGGGATTATTTTGGTGTTTCTTTTATTCCGTTGTTTCCTGGTATTGTTGAGAAACAGAAGATTTTTGCTGCGGGAGAAGAATCATCTTGTTGGAACGGACTCTCTGGTGTTCTCTATACCATTTCTAGCTGGGCTGAGATTCATGCGGTCATGTTGGGGTCGTAG
- the LOC132640041 gene encoding bifunctional TH2 protein, mitochondrial-like isoform X5, translating to MISLCKVQWDSDMVKQCAVNPGTVKYTGFLLATTSDKVERVKAANSLATPFERTKLADYILGAMVPCVRLYADLGKELLPFLDQGETTYPYKSIVDSYGSQGFEELALQNEEWLDKLSVTFTSEELDIIEKLYEKAMKLVLGFPLAQPLDQKSVIPIISREHNPAEYRLVIFFNFDQTCTVVNSSAILAEMAIISAPKSDENIGTVVRMLSADLRSTWGDLSKQYTEEYEQCIDTMLLTEKAENFDYERLHKVLEQLSDFEKRANTRVSKSGVLKGLKLEDIKRAGELMLLQDGYKSFLQSIIQNEQLNADIHVLSYCWCGDLIRSAFSSGGLDVLNVHANEFIHEENLSTGEIVKKVETPIDKLQACRKILNNYNNDKNNLTVQVGDSPNDLLCLLQADISIVLNPSTSLKRVRDYFGVSFIPLFPGIVEKQKIFAAGEESSCWNGLSGVLYTISSWAEIHAVMLGS from the exons ATGATATCATTATGCAAAGTG CAGTGGGACTCCGATATGGTCAAGCAGTGCGCTGTCAACCCAGGAACAGTCAAGTACACAGGTTTCTTACTGGCTACAACATCAGACAAGGTTGAAAGAGTAAAAGCTGCTAATTCACTTGCAACACCGTTTGAGAGAACTAAGTTGGCAGATTATATTCTTGGTGCTATGGTTCCTTGTGTTAGGCTTTATGCCGACCTTGGTAAAGAGCTGTTGCCGTTTCTTGATCAGGGCGAAACAACTTATCCATATAAGAGTATAGTTGACAGTTATGGTTCTCAAGGTTTCGAA GAATTGGCTCTGCAAAATGAGGAGTGGTTGGATAAACTAAGCGTCACTTTTACAAGCGAGGAGCTCGACATTATTGAGAAGCTTTATGAAAAAGCAATGAAACTTGTATTGGGGTTCCCGTTAGCGCAGCCACTTGATCAGAAATCTGTCATCCCTATTATATCGAGAGAGCACAATCCTGCTGAATACCGGCTTGTGATATTCTTTAATTTCGATCAGACATGCACGGTTGTTAATTCTTCAGCCATCTTGGCAGAAATGGCAATTATATCAGCaccaaaatctgatgaaaataTTGGCACGGTTGTTCGAATGCTGTCAGCAGATCTGAGAAGTACATGGGGAGATCTTTCTAAGCAGTATACTGAAGAATACGAGCAATGCATAGACACGATGTTGCTCACTGAAAAGG CCGAAAATTTTGATTACGAAAGGCTGCATAAAGTGCTTGAGCAGCTTTCGGATTTTGAGAAAAGAGCTAACACGAGGGTGAGTAAATCTGGGGTATTGAAAGGTTTGAAACTTGAAGACATAAAGCGAGCCGGGGAACTGATGCTTCTCCAGGATGGTTATAAAAGCTTTCTCCAGAGCATAATACAAAATGAACAGTTGAATGCAGACATTCATGTGCTCTCCTATTGTTGGTGTGGTGACCTTATTAGATCTGCCTTTTCATCAG GTGGTCTTGATGTTCTGAATGTGCATGCAAATGAGTTTATACATGAAGAAAATCTATCCACTGGTGAAATTGTTAAGAAAGTCGAAACCCCCATCGACAAACTTCAAGCCTGCAGGAAAATTTTGAATAACTACAACAATGACAAAAATAATCTGACAGTTCAGGTTGGGGATTCCCCAAATGATTTGCTTTGCTTGCTGCAAGCAGATATCAGCATTGTGCTTAATCCAAGCACAAGTCTGAAGAGAGTCAGGGATTATTTTGGTGTTTCTTTTATTCCGTTGTTTCCTGGTATTGTTGAGAAACAGAAGATTTTTGCTGCGGGAGAAGAATCATCTTGTTGGAACGGACTCTCTGGTGTTCTCTATACCATTTCTAGCTGGGCTGAGATTCATGCGGTCATGTTGGGGTCGTAG
- the LOC132640041 gene encoding bifunctional TH2 protein, mitochondrial-like isoform X7 has translation MFCRYEAAEESTDDDDAKVGLSEMRKNAIEALKNHDTVIQELALQNEEWLDKLSVTFTSEELDIIEKLYEKAMKLVLGFPLAQPLDQKSVIPIISREHNPAEYRLVIFFNFDQTCTVVNSSAILAEMAIISAPKSDENIGTVVRMLSADLRSTWGDLSKQYTEEYEQCIDTMLLTEKAENFDYERLHKVLEQLSDFEKRANTRVSKSGVLKGLKLEDIKRAGELMLLQDGYKSFLQSIIQNEQLNADIHVLSYCWCGDLIRSAFSSGGLDVLNVHANEFIHEENLSTGEIVKKVETPIDKLQACRKILNNYNNDKNNLTVQVGDSPNDLLCLLQADISIVLNPSTSLKRVRDYFGVSFIPLFPGIVEKQKIFAAGEESSCWNGLSGVLYTISSWAEIHAVMLGS, from the exons atgtTTTGCAGGTATGAAGCTGCAGAAGAGAgtactgatgatgatgatgcaaaGGTCGGCCTCAGTGAAATGCGGAAGAATGCCATTGAAGCACTCAAGAATCATGATACGGTTATTCAA GAATTGGCTCTGCAAAATGAGGAGTGGTTGGATAAACTAAGCGTCACTTTTACAAGCGAGGAGCTCGACATTATTGAGAAGCTTTATGAAAAAGCAATGAAACTTGTATTGGGGTTCCCGTTAGCGCAGCCACTTGATCAGAAATCTGTCATCCCTATTATATCGAGAGAGCACAATCCTGCTGAATACCGGCTTGTGATATTCTTTAATTTCGATCAGACATGCACGGTTGTTAATTCTTCAGCCATCTTGGCAGAAATGGCAATTATATCAGCaccaaaatctgatgaaaataTTGGCACGGTTGTTCGAATGCTGTCAGCAGATCTGAGAAGTACATGGGGAGATCTTTCTAAGCAGTATACTGAAGAATACGAGCAATGCATAGACACGATGTTGCTCACTGAAAAGG CCGAAAATTTTGATTACGAAAGGCTGCATAAAGTGCTTGAGCAGCTTTCGGATTTTGAGAAAAGAGCTAACACGAGGGTGAGTAAATCTGGGGTATTGAAAGGTTTGAAACTTGAAGACATAAAGCGAGCCGGGGAACTGATGCTTCTCCAGGATGGTTATAAAAGCTTTCTCCAGAGCATAATACAAAATGAACAGTTGAATGCAGACATTCATGTGCTCTCCTATTGTTGGTGTGGTGACCTTATTAGATCTGCCTTTTCATCAG GTGGTCTTGATGTTCTGAATGTGCATGCAAATGAGTTTATACATGAAGAAAATCTATCCACTGGTGAAATTGTTAAGAAAGTCGAAACCCCCATCGACAAACTTCAAGCCTGCAGGAAAATTTTGAATAACTACAACAATGACAAAAATAATCTGACAGTTCAGGTTGGGGATTCCCCAAATGATTTGCTTTGCTTGCTGCAAGCAGATATCAGCATTGTGCTTAATCCAAGCACAAGTCTGAAGAGAGTCAGGGATTATTTTGGTGTTTCTTTTATTCCGTTGTTTCCTGGTATTGTTGAGAAACAGAAGATTTTTGCTGCGGGAGAAGAATCATCTTGTTGGAACGGACTCTCTGGTGTTCTCTATACCATTTCTAGCTGGGCTGAGATTCATGCGGTCATGTTGGGGTCGTAG